The Leptolyngbya sp. CCY15150 genome contains a region encoding:
- a CDS encoding nitrate ABC transporter ATP-binding protein (This model describes the ATP binding subunits of ATP-binding cassette (ABC) transporters for nitrate transport, or for bicarbonate transport, in bacteria and archaea.), producing MSIFVEIDHVDRTFSLPDGGQYIALKNIELKIQKGEFVSLVGHSGCGKSTLLNILAGLDQPSQGGVILEGRQVTSPGPDRMVVFQNYSLLPWLTVRENIALAVDEVMSHLPKGERRGIVEHHIDLVGLRAASDKRPTQISGGMKQRVAIARALAIRPKLLLLDEPFGALDALTRGGLQEQLMRICEESQVTCVMVTHDVDEALLLSDRVVLLTNGPEAHIGQMIEVPFPRPRSRMDVVNHPNYYSLRGEIVYFLNQQKRAKQRRAQPAVAIASNGLEKVNLDLGFIPLTDCAPLVVAKEKGFFEKHGLTQVTLNREPSWKAIAEGVGSGRLDAAQMVAGMPLGLTLGMNGQPRLPVVTAMTLSRNGNAIILSKSFLDEGVRSLSDFREAIARTPDRTHTLGVVHGSSMHNLMLRYWLASGGIDPDRDVGLVVIPPAQMISNLKTGNIDGYSAGEPWNSRAIQEGLGYAIQVDSEILPEHTEKVLGVREDWANRYPETHLALVKALLEACDYCDDRRNREEILELLSQPDYIGADPMHIRPGFLDPYDRGMGEDPQLILNYNQFSVRKTNYPDEVEALWTLTQMARWGIVPFPRNWIEVLARTRRIDVFGQAAREVGLLDIGRDRNPLHLFDESTFDPDNPIDYLKSFAIKRDLQIEEIALDQLTSVS from the coding sequence ATGTCTATTTTCGTTGAAATTGACCACGTCGATCGCACCTTTTCCCTGCCAGACGGTGGGCAATACATCGCCCTCAAAAATATTGAACTGAAGATCCAAAAAGGGGAATTTGTCTCCCTGGTGGGGCATTCGGGCTGCGGCAAGTCTACTCTGCTCAATATCCTGGCGGGTCTTGATCAACCTAGCCAAGGTGGCGTCATCCTCGAAGGACGGCAGGTGACGTCGCCGGGCCCCGATCGCATGGTGGTCTTCCAAAACTATTCCCTCTTACCCTGGCTGACGGTTCGCGAAAACATTGCCTTGGCGGTGGATGAGGTGATGAGCCACTTGCCCAAGGGTGAACGGCGTGGCATTGTCGAACATCATATTGACCTGGTGGGCTTACGGGCTGCGTCGGATAAGCGCCCCACCCAAATTTCTGGCGGTATGAAGCAACGGGTGGCGATCGCCCGCGCCTTGGCGATTCGTCCGAAACTGCTCTTGTTGGATGAACCCTTTGGTGCCCTAGATGCTCTGACGCGGGGCGGCTTGCAGGAACAGTTGATGCGCATCTGTGAAGAGAGTCAGGTCACCTGTGTCATGGTCACCCACGATGTTGATGAAGCGCTGCTGCTGTCGGATCGGGTGGTGCTGCTGACCAATGGCCCGGAAGCCCATATCGGGCAGATGATTGAAGTACCGTTCCCCCGTCCTCGCAGCCGCATGGATGTGGTCAACCATCCTAACTACTACAGTCTGCGCGGTGAAATTGTCTATTTCCTCAATCAGCAGAAGCGGGCCAAGCAGCGCCGGGCTCAGCCAGCGGTGGCGATCGCTTCCAATGGTCTAGAAAAGGTCAACCTCGATCTAGGCTTCATTCCCCTCACCGACTGCGCGCCCCTGGTGGTGGCTAAGGAAAAGGGATTCTTTGAGAAGCATGGCCTCACCCAGGTGACCCTAAACCGTGAACCGAGCTGGAAAGCGATCGCCGAGGGCGTTGGCAGCGGTCGTTTAGATGCGGCTCAGATGGTGGCGGGTATGCCCCTAGGGTTGACCTTGGGGATGAACGGTCAGCCGCGCCTACCGGTGGTGACGGCGATGACCCTGTCTCGCAACGGGAATGCCATTATTTTGAGCAAGTCCTTCTTGGATGAAGGCGTGCGCAGTCTTAGCGACTTTAGGGAAGCGATCGCCCGCACCCCCGATCGCACCCATACCTTGGGCGTGGTGCATGGCTCCTCCATGCACAACCTGATGCTGCGCTATTGGCTAGCCTCTGGCGGCATTGATCCCGATCGCGATGTGGGCCTGGTGGTCATTCCGCCGGCGCAGATGATCTCGAATTTGAAGACTGGCAATATTGATGGCTATTCCGCTGGAGAACCTTGGAACTCCCGCGCTATTCAGGAAGGGCTGGGGTATGCCATTCAGGTAGACTCGGAAATTTTGCCCGAGCATACTGAAAAGGTGCTGGGTGTGCGGGAAGATTGGGCCAACCGCTACCCGGAAACCCATCTTGCGTTGGTGAAAGCGCTGCTGGAAGCCTGCGACTACTGCGACGATCGCCGCAACCGCGAAGAAATCCTAGAGCTGTTGAGCCAGCCAGACTACATTGGGGCAGACCCGATGCATATCCGTCCTGGCTTCCTAGATCCCTACGATCGCGGCATGGGCGAGGATCCCCAACTGATTTTGAACTACAACCAGTTTTCGGTGCGGAAAACCAACTATCCTGACGAAGTGGAAGCCCTGTGGACGCTCACCCAGATGGCCCGTTGGGGCATCGTGCCCTTCCCTCGTAACTGGATCGAAGTGCTCGCTCGCACCCGTCGCATTGACGTGTTTGGCCAGGCTGCTCGTGAAGTAGGACTGCTGGATATTGGGCGCGATCGCAATCCACTACATCTGTTTGATGAATCAACCTTTGACCCCGATAACCCCATCGATTACCTCAAGAGTTTTGCTATCAAGCGTGACCTACAAATCGAAGAGATCGCCTTAGATCAACTGACGTCAGTGTCCTAG
- a CDS encoding nitrate ABC transporter ATP-binding protein (This model describes the ATP binding subunits of ATP-binding cassette (ABC) transporters for nitrate transport, or for bicarbonate transport, in bacteria and archaea.): MQMLDSAVRSSNPSQQTEPYLVLDKITKIYPTANGPYVVLDGIDLTVKEGEFVCLIGHSGCGKSTLLDMVAGFRTPSSGEVRLQDQPITEPGPDRMVVFQNYSLLPWLTAYENIYLGVDSVFPDKSKAEKSQIVHEHLAMVGLDEAANKKPSALSGGMKQRVCIARALALRPKVLILDEPFGALDPITREELQEELLKIWHAHRTTVLMITHDIDEALFLGDRLVMMTNGPAARIGEVLDIPFERPRDRGRLMEAPDYYELRNHALDFLYRRYAHDDTE, encoded by the coding sequence ATGCAAATGTTAGATAGTGCGGTTCGTAGCTCCAACCCTTCTCAACAAACAGAACCTTATTTGGTCTTGGATAAGATCACCAAAATCTATCCGACGGCCAATGGCCCTTACGTAGTTCTGGATGGTATCGATCTAACGGTGAAGGAAGGGGAGTTTGTTTGTCTCATTGGCCATTCCGGCTGTGGTAAATCCACTCTGCTGGATATGGTGGCAGGCTTCCGGACGCCATCCTCCGGGGAGGTGCGGTTGCAAGATCAGCCAATTACCGAACCTGGCCCCGATCGCATGGTGGTGTTTCAAAACTACTCCCTCCTGCCTTGGTTAACCGCCTATGAAAATATTTATCTAGGCGTCGATTCTGTCTTTCCAGATAAATCTAAGGCAGAAAAGTCCCAGATTGTCCATGAACACCTAGCCATGGTGGGTCTTGATGAGGCGGCTAACAAAAAGCCTAGCGCCCTGTCTGGCGGTATGAAGCAACGGGTCTGCATTGCCCGAGCCCTGGCTCTGCGTCCGAAGGTGCTGATCTTGGACGAACCCTTTGGCGCGCTGGATCCGATTACCCGCGAAGAATTGCAGGAAGAGCTGCTGAAAATCTGGCATGCCCATCGCACCACCGTGTTGATGATTACCCACGATATTGATGAAGCGCTGTTCTTGGGCGATCGCTTAGTCATGATGACCAACGGCCCCGCCGCCCGGATTGGCGAGGTCTTGGATATTCCCTTCGAACGCCCTCGCGATCGCGGCCGTTTGATGGAAGCACCAGACTACTACGAGTTGCGCAACCACGCCCTCGACTTCCTCTATCGTCGTTATGCCCACGATGATACCGAATAG
- a CDS encoding nitrate reductase has product MADCVKTLCPYCGVGCGLEVVPSPGGVGKVRGDRSHPSSLGQVCVKGATVAESLDCDRLLYPMMRESLDQPFRRVSWDDAYQRIVDHIQTLQRTVGSDAICMYGSGQFHTEDYYTAQKLIKGCLGTNNFDANSRLCMSSAVAGYTYSLGSDGPPCCYEDLEETDCAFLIGTNTAECHPIVFNRLRKHHKRNKHVKLIVVDPRRTPTAEAADLHLAIRPGTDIDLMHGIAHLLLQRGDLDVPFIDECTSGFSQYADVLRHYPPERVAATCGIPLDDLQQAADYWGQAKRVLSLWSMGLNQYAEGTAKVCSLINLHLMTGNIGKPGTGPFSLTGQPNAMGGREAGGLSHLLPGYRSVKNPDHRRQVEQHWQVPEGQISPTPGRSAWEMIRGLESGAVKMLWVAATNLAVSMPDLQRTHAALKRSPFTVYQDAYYPTETAAYAHVLLPAAQWGEKTGTMTNSERRVTLCSAVRLPVGEAKADWEIFAEVGRRLGFEQQFSATTSSEVYAEFVQLTGDRLCDMTGISHDRLLEQGPVQWPYSQQSTDWQKSDRRLYTDRHFPTPDGRARFAAVHARGLSEPSDPDYPLVLTNGRLYGHWHTQTRTGRIAKTAAMHPAPFLEIHPKDAAPFDLQEGDWVEVRSRRGLVRLPVTITKAIAPGTVFMPMHWGAIWADDAEVNALTHAALCPTSLQPELKACAVNLIPVRLVEEAIDQQRIPQPSPLLNC; this is encoded by the coding sequence GTGGCAGATTGTGTGAAAACGTTATGTCCTTACTGTGGTGTGGGTTGTGGCCTGGAAGTGGTGCCGTCCCCTGGCGGTGTGGGTAAGGTCAGGGGCGATCGCTCTCATCCATCGAGCTTGGGACAGGTATGCGTGAAAGGGGCGACGGTGGCGGAATCGTTGGATTGCGATCGCTTGCTCTACCCGATGATGCGCGAATCTCTGGATCAGCCATTCCGGCGCGTCAGTTGGGATGATGCTTACCAGCGAATTGTCGATCATATCCAAACCCTGCAGCGCACGGTCGGCAGTGATGCGATCTGTATGTATGGGTCGGGACAGTTCCACACGGAGGACTACTACACGGCCCAGAAGCTGATCAAAGGCTGTTTGGGTACCAATAATTTTGATGCTAATTCGCGACTCTGTATGTCCTCGGCTGTGGCGGGCTATACCTATAGTTTGGGCTCGGATGGCCCGCCCTGTTGCTATGAGGATTTAGAGGAAACCGACTGTGCGTTTCTGATCGGCACCAACACCGCCGAATGCCACCCGATTGTGTTCAACCGTCTGCGCAAGCACCACAAGCGCAACAAGCATGTCAAGCTGATTGTGGTCGATCCGCGCCGCACTCCCACCGCCGAGGCAGCGGATCTGCACCTAGCCATTCGCCCCGGCACTGATATTGACCTGATGCATGGCATTGCCCATCTGCTGCTGCAGCGCGGCGATTTAGACGTACCGTTTATCGATGAATGCACCAGCGGCTTTTCCCAGTATGCCGACGTACTGCGCCATTATCCGCCCGAGCGCGTAGCCGCCACCTGCGGTATTCCTTTGGACGATCTCCAGCAAGCGGCTGATTACTGGGGGCAGGCGAAACGGGTGCTGTCGCTCTGGTCAATGGGGCTCAACCAGTATGCCGAAGGCACGGCTAAGGTGTGCAGCCTGATTAATCTACACCTGATGACCGGCAATATTGGCAAGCCGGGCACCGGCCCCTTCTCGCTAACGGGGCAGCCCAACGCTATGGGGGGGCGCGAAGCCGGTGGCCTATCGCACCTGTTGCCAGGCTACCGCTCGGTGAAAAATCCCGACCATCGCCGCCAGGTTGAACAGCATTGGCAGGTGCCGGAAGGGCAGATATCTCCCACACCGGGCCGTTCCGCCTGGGAGATGATTCGCGGCCTGGAAAGCGGCGCGGTGAAGATGCTCTGGGTTGCGGCGACCAACCTGGCCGTGAGTATGCCCGACCTGCAGCGCACCCATGCCGCCTTGAAGCGATCGCCCTTCACGGTCTATCAAGATGCCTACTATCCCACGGAAACGGCAGCCTACGCCCATGTGCTCCTACCGGCGGCCCAGTGGGGCGAAAAAACGGGCACCATGACCAACTCCGAGCGACGGGTCACCCTTTGTTCTGCTGTACGTTTGCCGGTGGGTGAAGCCAAGGCTGATTGGGAAATTTTTGCCGAGGTGGGTCGCCGTCTAGGATTTGAGCAGCAGTTTTCTGCGACTACGTCGTCCGAGGTGTATGCCGAGTTTGTGCAACTCACCGGCGATCGCCTCTGTGATATGACCGGCATCAGCCACGATCGCCTGCTGGAGCAAGGGCCCGTGCAATGGCCCTATTCCCAGCAATCCACCGACTGGCAGAAAAGCGATCGCCGCCTCTATACCGATCGGCATTTTCCCACCCCCGACGGTCGGGCCCGATTTGCGGCGGTTCATGCTCGCGGTCTGTCAGAACCCAGCGATCCTGACTATCCCCTCGTGCTCACCAACGGTCGCCTCTACGGCCATTGGCATACCCAGACCCGCACCGGTCGGATTGCGAAAACCGCCGCCATGCACCCGGCTCCGTTCCTAGAAATTCACCCCAAAGATGCAGCTCCTTTCGATCTACAGGAAGGCGATTGGGTGGAGGTGCGATCGCGGCGCGGCTTGGTTCGCCTGCCGGTGACGATTACGAAAGCGATCGCCCCCGGTACGGTCTTCATGCCCATGCACTGGGGCGCAATCTGGGCCGATGATGCCGAGGTGAATGCCCTAACTCACGCGGCCCTCTGCCCCACCTCCCTGCAGCCAGAACTGAAGGCCTGTGCGGTGAACCTTATCCCTGTGCGTCTCGTGGAGGAGGCGATCGATCAGCAACGTATTCCCCAACCCTCACCGTTACTGAATTGCTGA
- a CDS encoding vanadium-dependent haloperoxidase, translating to MDPILYWNDVALEANRVSHTNGAGEQTGPTLSSRALAIVHLAMYDAYAGVRGNPHAPVNLSPYLPGLPKPQANASADAAVAMAAHTTLSLLFPSQKAFFDTKLAQADLSGDNLQDGYDYGRLVAQKILEKRQEDPSSSDANYTASLVPGAHRLDPDNLTQGFHAPFYGAESRCFAVTNRHELDAPPALDSDDYRQALRQVRGKGIAPDLMGTLPNDLEPRTPNETLIGVYWGYDGAAELGTPPRLYNQIVRKVAIARGNTVDQNARLFALVNVAMGDAGILAWDQKYIHDLWRPIVGIREGDRSLGPSGTGQSGELSENADPSWLPLGAPRSNAPTPTNNFTPNFPAYPSGHATFGAAALQMTRLFYGTTGCGSDNLFDGLTFVSEEFNGITTDSQGTVRPRHVRSFPDGLWQMIVENGLSRVYIGVHWMFDAFAVDSSGNPDPSQNIGGMPLGIKIAEDIFTNGLNLSVIGPRQPHY from the coding sequence ATGGATCCAATTTTATATTGGAATGACGTTGCCCTTGAAGCCAATCGTGTCAGCCACACCAATGGAGCAGGGGAGCAAACCGGCCCCACGCTCAGTTCACGAGCCTTAGCCATTGTCCACTTAGCCATGTATGATGCCTATGCTGGCGTACGCGGCAATCCCCATGCTCCCGTCAATCTATCTCCCTACCTACCTGGTTTGCCTAAGCCTCAGGCCAATGCTTCTGCCGATGCTGCGGTTGCCATGGCTGCCCACACAACCTTATCTCTATTATTTCCCAGCCAAAAAGCCTTTTTTGACACCAAATTAGCGCAGGCTGATCTAAGCGGCGACAATCTGCAAGATGGCTATGATTATGGACGCCTTGTAGCCCAGAAGATTCTAGAAAAACGGCAGGAGGATCCAAGCTCTAGCGATGCCAATTACACCGCATCGTTAGTCCCCGGTGCCCATCGCCTGGATCCAGATAACCTAACCCAAGGTTTCCATGCACCCTTTTACGGTGCAGAATCCCGATGCTTTGCAGTTACCAATCGCCACGAATTAGACGCTCCCCCAGCCTTAGACAGTGATGACTATCGCCAAGCCCTACGGCAAGTACGGGGCAAGGGTATTGCACCAGACTTGATGGGCACTCTACCCAATGATCTGGAACCACGCACGCCGAACGAAACGCTGATTGGTGTCTACTGGGGCTACGACGGTGCAGCTGAGCTAGGTACTCCACCTCGGCTCTATAACCAGATTGTTCGTAAGGTCGCGATCGCTCGCGGCAATACTGTAGACCAAAATGCGCGGCTCTTTGCCTTGGTGAACGTGGCTATGGGCGATGCCGGCATCTTAGCTTGGGATCAAAAATATATCCATGACCTATGGCGTCCTATTGTGGGCATTCGAGAGGGCGATCGCTCCCTAGGCCCCAGTGGCACCGGGCAAAGCGGTGAGTTATCTGAGAATGCTGATCCATCATGGCTACCCCTAGGCGCGCCTCGCAGCAATGCACCCACACCCACCAACAATTTCACGCCTAACTTTCCTGCCTATCCCTCAGGTCATGCTACCTTTGGAGCAGCGGCGCTACAGATGACTCGATTATTCTACGGCACTACCGGCTGCGGTAGCGACAACCTGTTTGATGGATTAACCTTTGTCTCCGAGGAATTCAATGGCATAACCACGGATAGTCAAGGTACGGTGCGTCCTCGCCATGTACGCAGCTTTCCAGATGGTCTATGGCAGATGATTGTGGAAAATGGACTCAGCCGAGTTTATATCGGTGTGCATTGGATGTTTGATGCCTTTGCCGTCGATAGTTCTGGCAACCCCGATCCATCTCAAAATATTGGAGGAATGCCCCTGGGCATCAAGATTGCCGAGGATATTTTCACCAATGGTCTCAACCTTTCGGTCATCGGGCCGCGTCAACCCCATTACTAA
- a CDS encoding methylated-DNA--[protein]-cysteine S-methyltransferase, with product MTSSADTKLNQQDTYERIAAAIAFLRQHHAEQPDLKAIAAHLHLSESHVQRLFTQWVGISPKRFLQYLTVGYAKSKIQTSKNLLDLTLDAGLSSPGRLHDLFVNLEAMSPGEYKSGGRGLQIRYGIHGTPFGYALIALTHRGICNLIFLEESDVDAAISYLQTEWPAAELILDPATTQEVSDRIFTPLATHPTPLTAHVKGTNFQIQVWRSLLMIPPGGLATYGGMAKILGRPTAARAVGTAIGRNPVGYLIPCHRVIRESGDLGGYRWGLERKAALLGWEASRL from the coding sequence ATGACCTCTTCAGCGGATACCAAGCTCAATCAGCAGGACACTTACGAACGCATCGCGGCGGCGATCGCGTTCCTGCGGCAACACCATGCCGAACAGCCTGACCTGAAGGCGATCGCTGCTCATCTACATCTCAGTGAATCTCACGTTCAGCGCTTATTCACCCAATGGGTTGGCATCAGTCCTAAACGATTTTTACAATATCTGACGGTGGGCTATGCTAAGTCAAAGATTCAGACCAGCAAAAATTTGCTAGATCTCACCCTTGATGCTGGCTTATCGAGTCCGGGACGCCTGCATGATTTATTTGTCAACCTAGAGGCTATGTCTCCTGGAGAATATAAGTCTGGCGGTCGTGGCTTGCAGATTCGCTATGGTATCCATGGGACACCGTTTGGTTACGCCTTAATTGCTCTCACCCATCGAGGGATATGTAATCTGATATTCTTAGAAGAGAGTGATGTAGATGCGGCCATATCGTATTTGCAGACAGAATGGCCAGCCGCAGAACTGATTCTGGATCCGGCAACGACGCAGGAGGTGAGCGATCGCATTTTTACCCCCCTTGCAACTCATCCTACGCCTTTGACGGCCCATGTGAAAGGCACCAATTTTCAGATTCAGGTCTGGCGATCGCTCCTGATGATTCCTCCGGGCGGCTTAGCAACCTATGGTGGGATGGCTAAGATCCTGGGTCGTCCTACCGCAGCAAGGGCAGTGGGGACAGCGATCGGGCGGAATCCTGTGGGCTATCTAATTCCTTGCCATCGAGTGATTCGTGAGTCGGGAGACTTAGGTGGCTATCGGTGGGGGCTGGAGCGCAAGGCGGCATTGCTGGGCTGGGAAGCTAGCCGCCTGTGA
- a CDS encoding MATE family efflux transporter encodes MLAIPLASAQVAQATVGLVDTIMMGRLGTESLAAGGLASTMFQFCLTTVSGIVMAVSPLVAEAYGAGQPARVEHIARQGLWLAIILTLPLMIIISHLDAGLLALGQPEAIATRAAPYFRFIVWGIFPALGFAMLRGYASALSQANVVIIIVIIGTLVNITGNYVLGFGKLGFPRMELAGLGLSSGLSFWFMFILFLIYTLKHPQLKNYRFLQNFHHVNLKILQKLTTIGGAIAITIALEYGLFATVTFLMGILGTDILAAHQTVYQTMYIIFMVPLGMSYAVTARVGQWLGQKDMKGVRRAGYVGMVIAGLFMFVTAIALVIYRRQVIGIYIDIDHPDNARVLALAIPMLFVSSIAQLLDGIQRVAMGALHGLQDTRIPMLISGLAFWGVGLTSGYGLGFILGFEGVGLWIGQSIGVAVAGLISILRFHRLTGRRTAIVSIKP; translated from the coding sequence ATGCTGGCTATTCCGCTAGCCAGTGCCCAGGTCGCCCAGGCCACGGTTGGTCTGGTGGATACGATCATGATGGGGCGTTTAGGCACCGAAAGCCTTGCAGCGGGAGGGCTGGCATCCACCATGTTCCAGTTTTGCCTAACGACGGTCAGCGGTATCGTGATGGCAGTCAGTCCCCTAGTTGCCGAGGCCTATGGAGCCGGACAACCAGCACGAGTCGAACATATTGCTCGCCAAGGACTGTGGCTGGCCATCATCCTCACCCTGCCCTTAATGATAATCATCAGTCACTTGGATGCAGGTTTGCTGGCCCTTGGACAACCGGAAGCGATCGCCACCCGTGCTGCTCCCTACTTCAGGTTTATTGTCTGGGGAATTTTTCCAGCGTTGGGCTTTGCTATGCTGCGAGGCTATGCGTCAGCCCTGTCCCAAGCCAATGTTGTGATCATTATTGTGATCATCGGCACCCTGGTCAATATTACGGGTAATTATGTGCTGGGGTTTGGTAAACTTGGCTTTCCCCGCATGGAATTAGCTGGACTAGGGCTTTCCAGTGGGCTTAGCTTTTGGTTTATGTTTATCCTATTTCTCATCTATACTCTCAAGCATCCGCAGCTCAAAAACTATCGATTTCTGCAAAACTTCCATCACGTCAACCTCAAAATTCTCCAGAAGCTAACCACCATAGGAGGAGCGATCGCCATCACCATTGCTCTAGAATATGGCTTATTTGCCACCGTCACCTTCCTCATGGGTATCCTAGGAACCGATATCCTTGCCGCCCATCAAACCGTCTACCAAACCATGTATATTATCTTCATGGTTCCCCTAGGAATGTCCTACGCCGTGACAGCCCGTGTAGGTCAGTGGCTGGGGCAGAAGGATATGAAGGGCGTGCGCCGAGCGGGCTATGTTGGTATGGTGATTGCCGGATTATTTATGTTCGTCACAGCGATCGCTTTAGTGATCTATCGTCGGCAGGTGATTGGCATCTATATCGACATCGATCATCCAGATAATGCTCGGGTTCTCGCCTTAGCGATACCGATGTTATTTGTTTCATCCATCGCCCAACTGTTAGACGGCATCCAGCGCGTAGCCATGGGAGCGCTCCATGGACTTCAAGACACCCGTATTCCTATGCTGATCAGCGGTCTAGCTTTTTGGGGTGTGGGTCTCACAAGCGGCTATGGTCTTGGGTTTATCCTAGGATTTGAAGGAGTGGGATTATGGATTGGGCAGTCAATCGGCGTTGCAGTTGCTGGTCTAATTTCTATTCTGCGGTTTCATCGCCTCACAGGTCGCCGAACAGCGATAGTATCTATCAAGCCATAG
- a CDS encoding DUF3592 domain-containing protein — protein sequence MSDAWIIPGTFGGITLLGVTLLGFGIFFLKEARLSQDWPSVQGKVNSIQVVGRLSGQGATARKQYHYTIRYTYHVEGQDYTSDRYSLGTGVNASSRYYGQREEARNAARQDYKLGQPIDVYYDPHDPEKALLHPGVNRATYVPLVLGLLFTASGLVFLVPWWLGMFSSPSPDLGLPD from the coding sequence ATGAGTGATGCCTGGATCATCCCTGGTACGTTTGGGGGCATTACGCTGCTCGGTGTTACGCTCCTTGGATTCGGCATTTTTTTCTTGAAAGAAGCCCGTCTTAGTCAAGATTGGCCATCGGTGCAGGGTAAGGTAAACAGCATTCAGGTGGTTGGTCGCCTTTCTGGTCAAGGAGCAACGGCACGCAAACAATACCACTACACCATTCGATATACCTATCACGTTGAGGGACAGGACTACACAAGCGATCGCTATTCTTTGGGGACGGGCGTCAATGCAAGTTCACGCTATTATGGCCAAAGGGAAGAGGCTAGAAACGCCGCCCGACAGGACTACAAGCTGGGTCAACCCATCGATGTTTACTACGATCCCCATGATCCTGAGAAGGCCTTGCTGCATCCGGGGGTCAACCGAGCCACCTATGTCCCGCTTGTTTTGGGACTATTATTCACCGCCAGCGGCCTAGTCTTTCTCGTTCCGTGGTGGTTGGGTATGTTCAGCAGCCCCAGTCCCGATCTAGGTTTGCCTGACTAG
- a CDS encoding class I SAM-dependent methyltransferase → MSATLDVLPDSETMKLNPSDIEKLEQFFDKIKSDTYPEPPSGLHTAITQRMIDEVFSQYTLPDGAAVLDIGCGQGVALELFLQRNLKPVGITLNPKDVAVCQDKGYEVYEMDQSFLDFPDATFDFIWCRHCLEHSIFPYFTLSEIFRVMKPGAYLYIEVPAPDTSCRHQDNQNHYSTLGKSAWRSLIQRTGFQILELRDISFQVPAGPDTYWAMIQQKPI, encoded by the coding sequence ATGTCAGCTACCCTAGATGTGCTGCCTGATTCAGAAACCATGAAGCTAAACCCCTCGGACATTGAAAAGCTAGAGCAGTTTTTCGACAAAATTAAGTCGGATACCTATCCAGAACCGCCCAGTGGGCTACATACGGCGATCACCCAGCGGATGATTGATGAAGTATTCAGCCAATACACCTTACCCGACGGGGCAGCGGTACTGGATATTGGCTGTGGTCAAGGGGTGGCGCTAGAGCTATTTTTACAGCGAAATCTCAAACCTGTCGGCATTACGCTGAACCCTAAAGATGTCGCCGTTTGTCAAGACAAAGGGTACGAGGTCTATGAGATGGATCAATCGTTCCTAGACTTTCCCGATGCCACCTTTGATTTTATCTGGTGCCGTCATTGCCTAGAGCACAGCATTTTTCCTTATTTCACCCTGAGCGAAATCTTTCGGGTGATGAAACCCGGTGCCTATCTCTATATTGAAGTCCCAGCTCCTGATACAAGCTGTCGTCATCAGGATAATCAAAATCACTACAGTACCCTAGGCAAAAGTGCGTGGCGATCGCTAATTCAGCGCACGGGTTTTCAGATCCTGGAACTGCGGGATATTTCCTTTCAGGTGCCAGCCGGGCCCGATACCTACTGGGCTATGATTCAACAAAAACCTATTTAA